DNA from Devosia yakushimensis:
CTGGAAGACATGACGCGGCGCGGCGTGCGGTTCGATTTCGATCTGCCGGGGGCGACGCATGGTTTCCGCACCGAGGGGTTCAACCAGATCACGCTCAAGGGCGGGACGGAGCGGCACACCGAAGACTCGCGCGGGTCGCTGGAAATCCAGCTCGACCGGCTGGAGCGCGGGCAGGGCGGCCGGGTGTTCTGGAAACCCTTCTATCGCCGGGCCGATTTTGACGATGAGCGCTATCGCCCGATGTTCTCGCCGGTGCTCGATGCCGGGCAGGTTGTGAGCTTCAAGGTGTGGCTCGATCCGTGGAATGGCGACGGCAATCTGCGGATTGCGCCCTATGTCCGCCGGACGATGAGCGGGGCCATCGAGGAGACGGGGGCGTGGCATGTGCCATCGGCCGAGGGCTGGCAGGAGATCAGCTTTGTGGTGCCGGAAGGCGATGAGGCGATCGATGAGGTGGGTATCTCCATCGAGTATTTCGGGCGGCTGAAGTTCCTTGGGCGGTTGTTCCTGGCCGATTTCCAGATCGGCGGAGCGGGCAAGACGGTGATCGAGCCGGCGCGGGAAGTGCAGGAACTGGGCGCTATCACGCGCTTCACCTGGAACCGGGGGCATTGGACCAAGTCGGGTGACCGCATTCAGGGACATACGGCGACGGACGCGGATCTGTGGACCGGGCATTATTATGCGCGGGACCTGAGCGTAACCGCTGATGTGCAGCGCCTGTCGGGCATTTCGCAGCTGGTGACGGCGCGGGTGCAGGGCACGGGGCGGTTCTATGCGGCCGGGTTCGAGGGCGATGAGGTGGTGATCCTCCGCGAGGATTTCGGCAGCACCGTGCTGGCGCGGGCGCCGTTCAAGATCGAGACCGGCAAGAGCTATTCGTTTGAGTTTACGCTCAAGGGGGATCGGCTGAGCTTTGCCGTCGATGGCAAGGTGCTGATTGAGGCGAAGGACGCCAGCTACGCTTATGGCATGACGGGTATTCGGCTTGCGAGCGCGGGGCGGATTGGCGTTGGCCGGATTGAGATCGTCGAGACGGCGTAGGCCGCAAACGAGGGGAAAGGCCCCCTCACCCGATGCTGCGCATCGACCTCTCCCCCAAAGGGAGAGGTGAAGAGGAAGGAGACCAGAATGTCTGAAATCGAACTGAAGCATGTGGGCAAGAACTATGGCCAGGTCAGCGTGCTCAATGACATTTCTCTGGAAATGGGGAACGGCGAATTTGTCGTGCTGGTCGGGCCTTCCGGCTGCGGGAAATCGACTTTGTTGCGCATGATTGCCGGGCTTGAGGACATTACCTCTGGGCAGATCACCATTGGCGGCAAGGTGGTCAACAATATGCCGGCCAAGGAGCGGGACCTGGCCATGGTGTTCCAGAATTATGCGCTCTATCCGCATATGAAAGTGGCCGACAATATGAGCTTTGCGCTCAAGCTCGCCGGGGTGCCCAAGGCGGAAATCAAGAAGCGGGTGGATGAAGCCGCTGAGATTTTGGGGCTGGAAAAGCTGATCGACCGGTTGCCGCGCGAGCTATCGGGCGGGCAGCGGCAGCGCGTGGCGATGGGGCGGGCGATCGTGCGCAATCCACGGGCGTTTTTGTTCGATGAGCCGCTATCGAACCTCGATGCCAAGTTGCGCGTGAAGATGCGCGGCGAGATCAAGCGGCTGCATCAGCGGCTGGGCAAGACGACGATTTATGTGACGCATGACCAGACCGAGGCCATGACCATGGCCGACAAGATCGTGGTGCTGAATGGTGGCAAGATCGAGCAGGCCGGAGCGCCGCTGGAACTCTATAACAATCCGGTGAACCTGTTTGTCGCGAGCTTTATTGGGTCGCCCGAAATCAATCTGTTTGAGGCGGTTTACCAGGGCGGCACGGATCTGGCGCTGAAGAATGGCGTGAAATTGCCCTTGGGGACGGCGCTGGATGTGCCGGTGGGGACGCAGATCGTTTATGGCGTGCGGCCGCAGCATATTACGCTGGGTGAGGCTGGTGTGCCGGCGACGGTCGTGGTGGTCGAGCCGACGGGGGATGCGCAGGAAGTGCTGGCGCGGATTGGGGATGAGGACATTTCCATTGTGGTGCGGGACCATGCGCTGCTGAGCCCGGATGAGAAGGTGCACCTGCGGATTGATCCGGAGCGGTTGTTGATTTTTGACAAGAACAGCGGATTGCGGCTGCGCTGATGCACGGTCAGCCTAAGACATTTGACCCTTCCGCCACTGGGCCGCTCGATGGCATTCGGGTGCTTGATCTGTCGCGGTTGATGGCGGGGAATATGCTCAGCCTGCAGCTGGCGGATTTTGGGGCCGATGTCATCAAGATCGAGGGGCATGATGGCGATCCGTTGCGGGACTGGAAGGATGACGGGCATTCGCTGTTCTGGAAGACCTATGGGCGCAATAAGCGTTCGGTGGCGTTGAATCTGCGGCATGGGCCGGCCATGGCGGCGCTGTGGGCGCTGGTCGGTGGGGCCGACGTGTTTATCGAGAATTACCGGCCGGGGACGCTTGAGGCCATGGGGCTGGCGCCGGAGGCGTTGCTTGAGCGCAATCCTGATCTGATCATTGTGCGGATTTCGGGCTTTGGGCAGACCGGGCCTTATGCCCAATTGCCGGGCTTTGGCACGATTGTCGAGGCGATGAGCGGATTTGCCGACCGGACGGGATTTCCGGATCGGGAGCCGGTGCTGCCGCCGTTGGCGCTGGCCGACATGATTGCGGGGA
Protein-coding regions in this window:
- a CDS encoding ABC transporter ATP-binding protein, with translation MSEIELKHVGKNYGQVSVLNDISLEMGNGEFVVLVGPSGCGKSTLLRMIAGLEDITSGQITIGGKVVNNMPAKERDLAMVFQNYALYPHMKVADNMSFALKLAGVPKAEIKKRVDEAAEILGLEKLIDRLPRELSGGQRQRVAMGRAIVRNPRAFLFDEPLSNLDAKLRVKMRGEIKRLHQRLGKTTIYVTHDQTEAMTMADKIVVLNGGKIEQAGAPLELYNNPVNLFVASFIGSPEINLFEAVYQGGTDLALKNGVKLPLGTALDVPVGTQIVYGVRPQHITLGEAGVPATVVVVEPTGDAQEVLARIGDEDISIVVRDHALLSPDEKVHLRIDPERLLIFDKNSGLRLR